One window of the Candidatus Nanopelagicales bacterium genome contains the following:
- a CDS encoding MFS transporter, with protein sequence MEETRGGPYDDAPATDTTTGAATGHVGRWQTLTAMVAAAGIVQLPTAAIVVALTTIHQEFDTSLAELQWTVTAFYIPFSAFLIVAGQIADVFGRKRALLSGCALFALGSAASMVAPDTPVLIAGIAVSGIGGALLMPSSMALITQMFTGASRGFAIGMWGAATELVSGIGVLVGGVLTGALSWRWIFGVDLVVAVLIAALAARWTPESRNPDAVRRVDVAGAVLSVTALTALTLALIQGAAWGWSSPAILVLFGLAVVLAAAFTVVERRSTNPMVDFSFFRHRNFTGAIATVFVIDFSFGSLLFFLPLYLQEMLGYSPVETGVLLLPLTGLMVIASPIGGRIAGKVGPMPPIVGGLLLMSASVFWISTMDVQTTYADLWLPTALMGFGIGVALTPMNLAAMNAVPQNHAGSAAALLVTLSGLGATLGVAVTGALFNQLQASNTVELVGRTGITITSDQAQTLDGVLAGAPSAQKALDAIAGTRAAPVTDALREAFVSALGTSLKLSATLVLLGAVIALVLLRRSGPRDAVANDHPVSSMTPRPAPLGAPTAEALDGVEVRG encoded by the coding sequence ATGGAGGAGACGCGCGGAGGGCCGTACGACGACGCCCCGGCAACGGACACGACGACCGGCGCTGCAACGGGTCACGTGGGGCGCTGGCAGACGCTGACCGCGATGGTCGCGGCCGCGGGCATCGTGCAGCTGCCGACCGCCGCGATCGTGGTCGCGCTCACCACGATCCACCAGGAGTTCGACACCTCCCTGGCGGAACTGCAGTGGACCGTGACGGCGTTCTACATCCCGTTCTCGGCGTTCCTGATCGTCGCCGGGCAGATCGCGGACGTCTTCGGGCGCAAGCGGGCGCTGCTGTCGGGATGCGCGCTGTTCGCGCTGGGCTCGGCGGCGTCCATGGTGGCGCCGGACACCCCGGTCCTCATCGCCGGCATCGCGGTCTCCGGCATCGGCGGTGCGCTGCTGATGCCGTCGTCGATGGCGCTGATCACGCAGATGTTCACCGGTGCCAGCCGCGGCTTCGCCATCGGCATGTGGGGGGCGGCCACCGAGCTGGTCTCCGGGATCGGCGTCCTCGTGGGCGGCGTCCTCACCGGCGCACTGAGCTGGCGCTGGATCTTCGGCGTGGACCTCGTCGTGGCCGTGCTCATCGCGGCGCTCGCCGCCCGTTGGACCCCGGAGTCCCGCAATCCCGACGCGGTCCGCCGGGTCGACGTCGCCGGCGCGGTGCTGTCGGTGACCGCCCTGACCGCCCTGACCCTGGCGCTGATCCAGGGAGCGGCCTGGGGCTGGAGCTCCCCGGCGATCCTGGTGCTGTTCGGCCTGGCCGTGGTCCTCGCGGCGGCCTTCACGGTCGTGGAGCGCCGCAGCACCAACCCGATGGTCGACTTCTCGTTCTTCCGCCACCGCAACTTCACCGGAGCGATCGCGACGGTCTTCGTCATCGACTTCTCGTTCGGCTCGCTGCTGTTCTTCCTGCCGCTGTACCTGCAGGAGATGCTCGGCTACTCCCCCGTCGAGACCGGCGTGCTGCTGCTCCCGCTGACCGGGCTGATGGTCATCGCGTCCCCGATCGGCGGACGGATCGCGGGCAAGGTCGGCCCCATGCCGCCGATCGTGGGTGGGCTGCTGCTGATGTCGGCGTCGGTCTTCTGGATCTCGACGATGGACGTGCAGACGACGTACGCGGACCTGTGGCTGCCCACGGCGCTGATGGGCTTCGGCATCGGCGTCGCGCTGACCCCGATGAACCTGGCCGCGATGAACGCGGTGCCGCAGAACCACGCGGGGTCCGCCGCGGCACTGCTGGTGACCCTCAGCGGGCTCGGGGCGACCCTCGGCGTGGCCGTGACCGGTGCTCTGTTCAACCAGCTGCAGGCGAGCAACACGGTGGAGCTGGTCGGCCGGACCGGCATCACCATCACGTCCGACCAGGCTCAGACCCTCGACGGGGTGCTCGCCGGTGCCCCGTCGGCCCAGAAGGCCCTCGACGCGATCGCCGGCACCCGGGCCGCGCCCGTCACCGATGCACTGCGCGAGGCCTTCGTCTCCGCGCTGGGCACCTCGCTGAAGCTGTCGGCGACCCTGGTCCTCCTCGGGGCGGTGATCGCGCTGGTGCTGCTGCGGCGCAGCGGGCCGCGCGACGCGGTCGCGAACGACCACCCGGTGAGCTCGATGACCCCGCGGCCGGCCCCGCTGGGCGCCCCCACGGCTGAGGCGCTCGACGGCGTCGAGGTGCGCGGCTGA
- a CDS encoding FUSC family protein, whose amino-acid sequence MHFERLRVDDPGYVALRRGIRIAVVLPASMVLCSNGLDNPVAALYAAFGAFAFLVFADFGGPPKRRVLAYAGLTAIGAVLIVVGVAAAQTLPTAVLAMAVVGWGVALSTVLRGYVAGGAPAAQLAFVLSVTVGGDVEHLLDYLLGWLVAAVLSVVAALVLWPGGRREQLRHLLAAATRDTAAVVRSLWVTGADEAAAQAAVGRLREAHRKVSLYWGGLPFRPGGATRRDRALVSLVDQVARSATYLGWVVQSGAAPASGLRESDRALAAESAQVLEDSADALEGRGSPPDLDRLQADREQHLRGTQEWIATTDLPPDRIVQELEAMHPLRISSYLAAFTAGDTAAAVGVGPGGDIVAVRHQPTSWWQAVRSQLALRSPYQRNALRAGLGLALAVLVAGLTGVQHGFWVVLGTISVLRTDARATTRTALSGIGGTTLGFVIATAVLWLVGDNQTVLWLLLPITAALAGWAPAAVSFPVGQAAFTLAILIMFAVLSGPDLGTGVVRVEDVALGAAVSLVVGLALWPRGVVVLLRRSVAVAYRGSADYLVAALARLCRVPDAEPEDDVPAARRRGDEDVQTARDVFEQAMAARGGTLGHAVTWGRLISGSEHVMAVADLLANLGARGYQVNSRAEADEVLLGARDVRAALDGVADRLESGGSAPGVRRARGGDTDDPGGDVAPAPMAVADRLVGQARDRLAAGDRSLGITVDVWVADWLRHIAWVGDRALSRTSVLRPAGGPG is encoded by the coding sequence GTGCACTTCGAGCGGCTGCGCGTCGACGACCCGGGCTACGTGGCCCTGCGTCGTGGCATCCGCATCGCCGTCGTGCTGCCGGCGTCGATGGTGCTGTGCAGCAACGGGTTGGACAACCCGGTTGCTGCTCTGTACGCCGCCTTCGGCGCCTTCGCGTTCCTGGTGTTCGCCGACTTCGGCGGTCCGCCGAAGCGACGCGTCCTGGCGTACGCCGGCCTCACCGCGATCGGAGCGGTGCTCATCGTCGTCGGCGTCGCGGCGGCGCAGACGCTGCCGACCGCGGTGCTGGCCATGGCGGTCGTGGGGTGGGGGGTGGCGCTGTCGACCGTCCTGCGCGGGTACGTCGCGGGCGGCGCGCCTGCCGCGCAGCTGGCCTTCGTGCTGTCGGTGACCGTCGGCGGCGACGTCGAGCACCTGCTGGACTACCTGCTCGGCTGGCTGGTGGCCGCGGTCCTCAGCGTCGTCGCGGCGCTGGTGCTCTGGCCCGGCGGTCGGCGCGAGCAGTTGCGCCACCTGCTGGCCGCGGCGACCCGCGACACCGCCGCCGTGGTGCGGTCGCTGTGGGTCACCGGCGCCGACGAGGCCGCCGCGCAAGCGGCGGTCGGTCGCTTGCGCGAGGCCCACCGGAAGGTCTCGCTGTACTGGGGCGGCCTGCCGTTCCGGCCCGGTGGCGCGACCCGGCGGGACCGGGCTCTGGTCTCGCTCGTCGACCAGGTCGCCCGCAGCGCCACCTACCTGGGCTGGGTCGTGCAGTCCGGCGCGGCGCCGGCGAGCGGGCTGCGTGAGTCGGACCGGGCCCTGGCAGCGGAGTCAGCGCAGGTGCTGGAGGACTCGGCGGACGCGTTGGAGGGCCGGGGCTCGCCACCGGATCTGGACCGGCTCCAGGCCGACCGTGAGCAGCACCTGCGTGGCACCCAGGAGTGGATCGCCACGACGGACCTGCCGCCGGACCGGATCGTGCAGGAGTTGGAGGCGATGCATCCGCTGCGCATCTCGTCCTACCTCGCCGCGTTCACCGCGGGCGACACGGCGGCCGCGGTCGGAGTCGGACCCGGCGGCGACATCGTCGCTGTCCGGCACCAGCCCACGTCGTGGTGGCAGGCCGTGCGGAGCCAGCTGGCGCTGCGCTCGCCATACCAGCGCAACGCGTTGCGCGCCGGCCTCGGTCTGGCGCTCGCGGTGCTGGTGGCCGGGCTCACCGGCGTGCAGCACGGCTTCTGGGTCGTGCTCGGGACGATCTCGGTGCTGCGGACCGACGCCCGTGCCACCACCAGGACGGCGCTGAGCGGCATCGGCGGAACCACCCTCGGCTTCGTGATCGCCACCGCGGTGCTGTGGCTGGTCGGGGACAACCAGACCGTGCTGTGGCTGCTGCTGCCGATCACTGCGGCGCTGGCCGGCTGGGCACCCGCGGCCGTGTCCTTCCCGGTCGGCCAGGCTGCGTTCACCCTGGCCATCCTGATCATGTTCGCCGTCCTCTCCGGGCCTGACCTGGGGACCGGCGTCGTCCGGGTGGAGGACGTCGCCCTGGGCGCCGCGGTGTCCCTCGTCGTCGGGCTGGCGCTGTGGCCGCGGGGAGTCGTGGTGCTGCTGCGGCGCTCCGTGGCCGTCGCCTACCGCGGGAGCGCGGACTACCTGGTCGCCGCCCTCGCGCGGCTGTGCCGGGTGCCCGACGCGGAGCCGGAGGACGACGTGCCGGCCGCCCGTCGGCGCGGCGACGAGGACGTGCAGACGGCCCGGGACGTCTTCGAGCAGGCGATGGCCGCAAGAGGGGGGACCCTCGGGCACGCGGTGACCTGGGGTCGGCTGATCTCCGGCTCCGAGCACGTCATGGCGGTGGCGGACCTGCTGGCCAACCTCGGGGCCCGCGGCTACCAGGTGAACAGCCGCGCGGAGGCCGACGAGGTGCTTCTCGGGGCGCGGGACGTGCGGGCCGCGCTGGACGGGGTCGCCGATCGGCTGGAGTCCGGGGGCTCCGCCCCGGGGGTTCGCCGGGCGCGGGGCGGGGACACCGACGACCCCGGCGGCGACGTGGCACCGGCGCCGATGGCCGTCGCGGACCGGCTGGTCGGCCAGGCCCGGGACCGGCTGGCGGCGGGGGACCGCAGCCTGGGGATCACCGTCGACGTCTGGGTCGCCGACTGGCTACGGCACATTGCCTGGGTCGGGGACCGCGCGCTCAGCCGGACGTCCGTGCTCCGGCCGGCCGGCGGGCCCGGATGA
- the arsM gene encoding arsenite methyltransferase, with protein sequence MTNRATTPTTPDGLRRAVREHYAAAARTASGCCGGAAGPVDVPFGATLYGADDREAVPEGALLASLGCGNPTALAELSPGEDVLDLGSGGGLDVLLSARRVGPTGMAYGVDMTAEMLELAEANRRAAGVDNARFLSGTIEAVPLPDATVDVVISNCVVNLSGDKEAVFREAFRVLRPGGRFAVSDIVLTRPLPPGAERVVRLWTGCVAGALTRDDYVAGLSRAGFEAAEVETTQVYDADGLRALAEGMDPADLPAGTTLDDLVRDLDGAVSGAFIRARRPAGARTSG encoded by the coding sequence ATGACGAACCGGGCGACCACGCCGACGACACCCGACGGTCTCCGACGGGCGGTGCGGGAGCACTACGCGGCGGCGGCCCGGACGGCCAGCGGCTGCTGCGGCGGTGCCGCCGGGCCGGTGGACGTCCCGTTCGGCGCCACCCTGTACGGCGCCGACGACCGCGAGGCCGTCCCCGAGGGCGCGCTGCTGGCCTCGCTCGGGTGCGGGAACCCGACCGCGCTGGCCGAGCTGTCCCCCGGCGAGGACGTGCTGGACCTCGGCTCCGGCGGCGGCCTGGACGTGCTGCTCTCCGCCCGCCGGGTCGGCCCCACCGGGATGGCGTACGGCGTGGACATGACCGCGGAGATGCTCGAGCTCGCCGAGGCGAACCGTCGGGCCGCGGGCGTCGACAACGCGCGGTTCCTGTCCGGGACCATCGAGGCGGTCCCGCTCCCCGACGCCACGGTTGACGTGGTCATCTCCAACTGCGTGGTGAACCTGTCCGGGGACAAGGAGGCCGTCTTCCGCGAGGCGTTCCGGGTGCTACGGCCCGGCGGCCGCTTCGCCGTGAGCGACATCGTGCTCACCCGGCCGCTGCCCCCGGGCGCCGAGCGCGTGGTGCGGCTTTGGACCGGGTGCGTGGCCGGCGCGCTCACCCGTGACGACTACGTGGCCGGTCTGTCGCGCGCGGGGTTCGAGGCGGCCGAGGTCGAGACCACGCAGGTCTACGACGCCGACGGCCTGCGCGCGCTGGCCGAGGGCATGGATCCCGCCGACCTTCCGGCGGGCACCACCCTGGACGACCTCGTACGAGACCTCGACGGCGCGGTCAGCGGGGCCTTCATCCGGGCCCGCCGGCCGGCCGGAGCACGGACGTCCGGCTGA
- a CDS encoding NmrA family NAD(P)-binding protein, with product MSGPRETVLVTTGNGMFGRALTARLAGRDDVEVVAMVRDASRFTAPASNVRSVTADMDRPDTLAAALHGVTRVFHATPMDEHITERGVAVIDAAVAEDARSRAAGGPGIRQFVYLSGAVDHAGDHLSTMHQRAIDHLAASGLAYEFSSPNSVLETSLLPYAQAIAAGELMGMSGDGRIGFVAVDDVARATAAILTGEPDTGHNHLLTGPAAVTMAEVAAAMSEALGRPVAYDDMTEDDFAAMLLSYGVAPDRQSLETTVLCHLRAWREGRAEVVTDEVERLTGTPAMTVREWAAAHRDAFSGPVAGADG from the coding sequence ATGAGCGGACCGCGGGAGACGGTCCTCGTCACGACCGGCAACGGCATGTTCGGCCGGGCCCTCACCGCACGGCTGGCCGGTCGCGACGACGTGGAGGTCGTGGCGATGGTCCGCGACGCCTCGCGCTTCACCGCACCCGCATCGAACGTCCGCTCCGTCACCGCCGACATGGACCGGCCGGACACGCTGGCGGCGGCCCTGCACGGGGTCACCCGGGTCTTCCACGCGACGCCGATGGACGAGCACATCACCGAGCGTGGTGTCGCGGTCATCGACGCCGCGGTGGCGGAGGACGCCCGCAGCCGAGCGGCCGGCGGTCCGGGCATCCGGCAGTTCGTCTACCTCTCCGGCGCGGTGGACCACGCCGGCGACCACCTGTCCACGATGCACCAGCGGGCCATCGACCACCTCGCCGCGAGCGGGCTGGCCTACGAGTTCTCCTCCCCCAACTCCGTCCTCGAGACCTCGCTGCTGCCGTACGCGCAGGCCATCGCGGCCGGGGAGCTGATGGGGATGTCGGGCGACGGGCGGATCGGGTTCGTCGCCGTGGACGACGTGGCGCGCGCGACCGCGGCGATCCTGACCGGTGAACCGGACACCGGTCACAACCACCTGCTGACCGGACCGGCCGCGGTGACCATGGCCGAGGTGGCCGCGGCGATGTCCGAGGCGCTCGGGCGACCGGTCGCCTACGACGACATGACCGAGGACGACTTCGCCGCGATGCTCCTGTCGTACGGCGTGGCCCCCGACCGGCAGTCGCTGGAGACGACCGTGCTGTGCCACCTGCGGGCCTGGCGCGAGGGACGCGCCGAGGTGGTGACCGACGAGGTCGAGCGGCTCACCGGCACGCCCGCGATGACGGTGCGGGAGTGGGCCGCCGCGCACCGCGACGCCTTCTCGGGCCCGGTGGCCGGCGCCGATGGATGA
- a CDS encoding 1-acyl-sn-glycerol-3-phosphate acyltransferase produces MPQSDLGADAIPSPAVERRAVRTIMASPRFAETVADLADKTGRTPDDIRADAERCLDEMAAQIDDAATDVWDRFGRWLTRSYTVDADTSHLAELRALGRRHSLVFLPNHRSYLDPLVLRSALDQGGFPPNHILGGINLALWPLSTIAKRSGLVFIRRQFRDDPVYPAMLRLYLGFLLHIHANLEWYFEGGRTRTGKLRPPRMGVLRYLVDAFLANGTTENDVFVVPVAIVYDQQHEVGAISYEESGGSKRPESIGWLVKFARAQSRRRGRARVRFGQPLSLREVIDDARERAGSPDPTVVVPRVAFEIAHRINEATPITPSSLVTTALLDNDDKALTLAETLAVLDPFLEYARMRRLPLTSDVDLARPEGLRRALRTLVREGVVDEYDGGLEPVYSINRDRQHEAGFYRNTITHYFVARAITEVAAVTAAEEHAADPAEATWQAALALRDLLKYEFFFSRKREFAEEIRAESEMAKPGWETEPLQPGDLTAGLEHSRILLAHRVIGPFLEAYLVAADRLAAREPAAPVDEDDLVSEALGVARQRWLQGYLHSPESISKDLMKGALKLAGNRDLLRQGGEELRLERQAYAAELRAFVKRVGVIRDLAQRRPAPTGRED; encoded by the coding sequence GTGCCGCAGTCCGACCTCGGGGCGGACGCGATTCCGAGCCCCGCCGTGGAGCGGCGCGCGGTCCGCACGATCATGGCGTCTCCGCGGTTCGCCGAGACGGTCGCGGACCTCGCCGACAAGACCGGACGCACCCCCGACGACATCCGGGCCGACGCCGAACGCTGCCTGGACGAGATGGCGGCGCAGATCGACGACGCCGCCACCGACGTGTGGGACCGGTTCGGCCGCTGGCTGACCAGGTCCTACACGGTCGACGCCGACACCTCCCACCTGGCCGAGCTGCGCGCCCTGGGGCGTCGCCACTCGCTGGTCTTCCTCCCGAACCACCGCTCCTACCTCGACCCGCTGGTGCTCCGCAGCGCGCTGGACCAGGGCGGCTTCCCGCCCAACCACATCCTCGGCGGCATCAACCTGGCCCTGTGGCCGCTGAGCACCATCGCCAAGCGCAGCGGGCTGGTCTTCATCCGCCGGCAGTTCCGGGACGACCCGGTCTACCCGGCGATGCTGCGCCTCTACCTCGGCTTCCTGCTGCACATCCACGCCAACCTGGAGTGGTACTTCGAGGGGGGCCGCACCCGCACCGGCAAGCTCCGCCCACCGCGGATGGGCGTCCTGCGCTACCTGGTCGACGCGTTCCTGGCCAACGGGACCACGGAGAACGACGTCTTCGTCGTGCCCGTCGCGATCGTGTACGACCAGCAGCACGAGGTGGGCGCCATCTCGTACGAGGAGTCCGGCGGCTCGAAGCGCCCGGAGAGCATCGGCTGGCTGGTGAAGTTCGCCCGGGCCCAATCCCGGCGGCGCGGGCGGGCCCGGGTCCGCTTCGGCCAGCCGCTGTCCCTGCGCGAGGTCATCGACGACGCCCGGGAGCGGGCCGGTTCGCCGGACCCGACAGTCGTGGTCCCCCGGGTGGCGTTCGAGATCGCGCACCGCATCAACGAGGCGACTCCGATCACCCCCTCGAGCCTGGTGACCACGGCGCTGCTGGACAACGACGACAAGGCACTCACCCTGGCCGAGACCCTGGCCGTGCTCGACCCCTTCCTCGAGTACGCCCGGATGCGCCGCCTGCCGCTGACCTCCGACGTCGACCTGGCCCGGCCCGAGGGCCTCCGGCGGGCGCTGCGGACTCTGGTCCGCGAGGGCGTCGTGGACGAGTACGACGGCGGACTGGAGCCGGTGTACTCGATCAACCGGGACCGGCAGCACGAGGCCGGCTTCTACCGCAACACCATCACCCACTACTTCGTCGCCCGCGCCATCACCGAGGTGGCCGCCGTGACCGCCGCCGAGGAGCACGCGGCCGACCCGGCGGAGGCGACCTGGCAGGCGGCGCTGGCGCTGCGCGACCTGCTGAAGTACGAGTTCTTCTTCTCCCGCAAGCGCGAGTTCGCGGAGGAGATCCGCGCCGAGAGTGAGATGGCCAAGCCGGGGTGGGAGACCGAGCCGCTCCAACCCGGCGACCTGACCGCTGGGCTGGAGCACTCCCGGATCCTGCTGGCGCACCGGGTGATCGGGCCGTTCCTGGAGGCGTACCTCGTGGCTGCCGACCGACTCGCCGCCCGCGAGCCCGCGGCACCGGTCGACGAGGACGACCTGGTGTCGGAGGCGCTCGGCGTGGCCCGGCAGCGCTGGCTGCAGGGCTACCTGCACTCGCCCGAATCGATCAGCAAGGACCTGATGAAGGGCGCCCTGAAGCTGGCGGGCAACCGTGACCTGCTTCGCCAGGGCGGCGAGGAGCTGCGGCTGGAGCGGCAGGCGTACGCCGCCGAGCTGCGCGCCTTCGTCAAGCGGGTGGGCGTGATCCGGGACCTGGCGCAACGACGGCCGGCACCGACCGGCAGGGAGGACTGA
- a CDS encoding HAD-IB family hydrolase: MPDIDGLVAEIEAGPQGPEVGAFFDFDGTLIDGYSAAIYFKERITSRQVGARELLNTIVETVNVEARGQDVSRLMDIGLGALAGKQVIEIDAFGQRLFHTKIAKKIFPDARVLLEAHRAAGHTIVMASSATRFQTAAAAEDLGIEHTLVTEAEEDDAGLLTGRVRGPILWGPGKAAAVKEFAAEHGIDLARSYAYGNGGEDVLYLEVVGHPRPLNPDDELLAVARERGWPIARLTKVQRHTPVRIARTGAAFASLGVGLAAGVGLGLVNRDRGTALSVAATVGSELALAAADVRLEVWGQENLWRERPAVFAFNHQSQLDVLILAALLRTDFTAVAKKELKSDPVFAAMGWLADVAYVDRANTAAAKAALAPAVDSLKSGRSLVIAPEGTRSATPRLLPFKKGAFHLAMQAGVPMVPIVIRNAGELMPAHSVFLGSGTIDVAVLPPVSTKGWTTKNLDRKVEKVRGMFLSTLADWPATPPEPLT, translated from the coding sequence ATGCCCGACATCGACGGCCTGGTCGCGGAGATCGAGGCGGGTCCGCAGGGTCCGGAGGTCGGCGCGTTCTTCGACTTCGACGGCACGCTGATCGACGGCTACTCCGCGGCGATCTACTTCAAGGAGCGGATCACCAGCCGCCAGGTCGGTGCCCGGGAACTGCTGAACACCATCGTCGAGACGGTCAACGTCGAGGCCCGCGGCCAGGACGTGTCCCGGCTGATGGACATCGGGCTCGGCGCGCTGGCCGGCAAGCAGGTCATCGAGATCGACGCGTTCGGGCAGCGACTGTTCCACACCAAGATCGCCAAGAAGATCTTCCCGGACGCGCGGGTCCTCCTCGAGGCCCACCGCGCCGCGGGTCACACGATCGTGATGGCGTCGTCGGCCACCCGCTTCCAGACGGCCGCAGCGGCCGAAGACCTGGGCATCGAGCACACGCTGGTCACCGAGGCGGAGGAGGACGACGCGGGTCTGCTCACCGGCCGGGTCCGCGGACCGATCCTGTGGGGCCCCGGCAAGGCGGCCGCGGTGAAGGAGTTCGCCGCCGAGCACGGGATCGACCTGGCGCGCTCCTACGCCTACGGCAACGGCGGCGAGGACGTGCTCTACCTGGAGGTCGTGGGCCACCCACGCCCGCTGAACCCCGACGACGAGCTCCTCGCCGTGGCCCGCGAGCGCGGCTGGCCGATCGCCCGCCTGACGAAGGTCCAGCGGCACACCCCCGTCCGGATCGCCCGCACCGGAGCCGCTTTCGCCTCACTGGGCGTCGGCCTGGCGGCCGGTGTCGGCCTCGGCCTGGTCAACCGCGACCGCGGCACGGCCCTGTCCGTGGCGGCCACGGTGGGGTCGGAACTGGCGCTGGCGGCGGCGGACGTACGCCTGGAGGTCTGGGGCCAGGAGAACCTGTGGCGCGAGCGGCCGGCGGTGTTCGCCTTCAACCACCAGAGCCAGCTCGACGTCCTCATCCTGGCCGCGCTGCTGCGCACCGACTTCACCGCCGTGGCGAAGAAGGAGCTCAAGAGCGACCCGGTGTTCGCCGCGATGGGCTGGCTGGCGGACGTGGCGTACGTGGACCGGGCCAACACGGCCGCCGCAAAGGCCGCGCTCGCTCCCGCGGTGGACAGCCTGAAGTCCGGCCGTTCGCTCGTGATCGCGCCGGAGGGGACCCGCTCGGCGACGCCGCGGCTGCTGCCGTTCAAGAAGGGCGCGTTCCACCTGGCGATGCAGGCCGGCGTCCCCATGGTGCCGATCGTCATCCGCAACGCGGGCGAGCTCATGCCCGCCCACTCGGTCTTCCTGGGTTCCGGCACGATCGACGTCGCCGTCCTGCCGCCGGTCTCCACCAAGGGCTGGACCACGAAGAACCTCGACCGCAAGGTGGAGAAGGTCCGCGGCATGTTCCTGTCCACCCTCGCGGACTGGCCCGCCACACCACCGGAGCCGCTGACATGA
- a CDS encoding carotenoid biosynthesis protein: MVITWVLGVAYVVGLVVATTNPSLAPGVMSIALNIVLVTTALVHGLSHYRLGDLAVYYVAVLIVANVMENTSIITGFPFGHYYYTSELGPKLFNVPIMIGIIYAAAGYFAWVVAMSITRVWSRQLRGGETWIVPLVAAFCMAAWDLSMDPIKSTIQSEWVWEDGGNYFGVPIQNWFGWFLTVWIFFQIFGLWMSRRGAAGTPDSDGWTYRAGKSDWLFPILIYFAMGLQAPLGALLGSTEQVTDGAGQVWSVAVIKDSLTLVTIFTMWAYSVFAVINVVRSYRR; encoded by the coding sequence GTGGTCATCACGTGGGTCCTCGGCGTGGCGTACGTCGTGGGCCTCGTCGTGGCGACCACGAACCCGAGCCTTGCTCCCGGGGTCATGTCGATCGCGTTGAATATCGTTCTCGTCACGACGGCGCTGGTCCACGGGTTGTCCCACTATCGGCTGGGTGACCTGGCCGTCTACTACGTCGCTGTTCTCATCGTCGCGAACGTCATGGAGAACACCAGCATCATCACGGGGTTCCCCTTCGGCCACTACTACTACACGTCGGAACTCGGCCCGAAGTTGTTCAACGTGCCGATCATGATCGGCATCATCTACGCGGCGGCTGGCTACTTCGCCTGGGTCGTGGCCATGTCGATCACGCGGGTCTGGTCGCGTCAGCTGCGCGGTGGTGAGACCTGGATCGTGCCTCTCGTGGCCGCGTTCTGCATGGCGGCCTGGGACTTGTCCATGGACCCGATCAAGTCGACCATCCAGAGTGAGTGGGTCTGGGAGGACGGCGGAAACTACTTCGGCGTCCCGATCCAGAACTGGTTCGGCTGGTTCCTGACCGTGTGGATCTTCTTCCAGATCTTCGGCCTGTGGATGTCGCGGCGCGGCGCGGCGGGCACGCCGGACTCCGATGGCTGGACCTACCGTGCCGGCAAGAGTGACTGGCTGTTCCCCATCTTGATCTACTTCGCCATGGGTCTGCAGGCGCCGTTGGGGGCGCTCCTGGGCTCCACCGAGCAGGTCACGGATGGCGCAGGGCAGGTGTGGTCGGTCGCGGTGATCAAGGACTCGTTGACGTTGGTGACCATCTTCACGATGTGGGCGTACAGCGTGTTCGCCGTCATCAACGTCGTTCGGTCCTACCGACGTTGA
- a CDS encoding EamA family transporter, with amino-acid sequence MSGQPSAAGTPGSGTSSARGLVTSASAVGVGMYLLAALLFAFNGSLAKLAMGAGLDPMHLTQLRNAGAALVLVGYVAVTNRGAFRIRRGELPFLLAYGVIAFVLVQFLYFFTISRLPLGIGTLLAFLAPVVVALWVRFGRGQEVSGRLWGGIGLTLAGLALVAQVWQGLRLDLVGVLAGLLLAVALALYWVLGEAGQVHRDGVSLTMWGFVFASAAWAVIAPWWGFPYDVLGAATDPVAGGFPELPVWAVMVWSVLLGTVIPFLLVIGSLRRIGAQRAGVVATTEPLWAGLIALVLLGETLTWVQALGGCIVIAGVVLAETSRPETAEEQEIPTPV; translated from the coding sequence GTGTCCGGTCAGCCCTCCGCCGCCGGCACCCCCGGCTCGGGTACCTCCTCCGCCCGCGGGTTGGTCACGAGCGCCTCCGCCGTGGGCGTCGGGATGTACCTGCTGGCGGCGCTGCTGTTCGCGTTCAACGGCTCCCTGGCGAAGCTGGCGATGGGCGCGGGGCTGGACCCGATGCACCTGACCCAGCTGCGCAACGCCGGCGCCGCACTCGTCCTGGTCGGCTACGTCGCGGTCACGAACCGGGGCGCCTTCCGCATCCGACGCGGCGAGCTCCCCTTCCTGCTGGCGTACGGCGTGATCGCGTTCGTACTGGTGCAGTTCCTGTACTTCTTCACCATCTCGCGCCTGCCACTGGGCATCGGGACGCTGCTGGCGTTCCTCGCCCCGGTGGTGGTGGCCCTGTGGGTGCGGTTCGGCCGCGGCCAGGAGGTGAGCGGGCGCCTGTGGGGTGGCATCGGGCTCACGCTGGCCGGCCTGGCCCTGGTCGCCCAGGTCTGGCAGGGCCTGCGGCTGGACCTCGTCGGTGTGCTCGCCGGTCTGCTGCTCGCGGTCGCCCTCGCGCTGTACTGGGTGCTCGGCGAGGCGGGGCAGGTCCACCGCGACGGGGTGTCCCTGACCATGTGGGGCTTCGTCTTCGCCTCGGCGGCCTGGGCGGTGATCGCGCCCTGGTGGGGTTTCCCGTACGACGTCCTCGGCGCCGCCACGGACCCGGTCGCGGGCGGGTTCCCGGAGCTGCCGGTGTGGGCCGTGATGGTGTGGAGCGTGCTGCTGGGGACGGTCATCCCCTTCCTGCTGGTCATCGGGTCGCTGCGTCGCATCGGGGCGCAGCGGGCCGGGGTGGTGGCGACCACCGAACCGCTGTGGGCCGGCCTGATCGCGCTGGTGCTGCTGGGGGAGACGCTCACCTGGGTGCAGGCGCTCGGCGGCTGCATCGTGATCGCCGGCGTGGTGCTCGCCGAGACCTCGCGACCGGAGACGGCCGAGGAGCAGGAGATCCCGACGCCGGTGTGA